The following DNA comes from Chryseobacterium gallinarum.
ATGATGTAGAAGCTTTCGGACCGGTTTCCACCCTGATGCCGTATAAAGATGCGGAAGAAGCTGCTGCCCTGGCAAAAAGAGGAAAAGGAAGCCTGGTAGGATCTATTATTTCTCATGACGAAAACTTTATCGCAGAAACATCATGGAAAATGGCATCCCAGCACGGAAGAATTTTTGTGCTGAACAGAGATAGTGCCAAAGAAAGTACGGGGCATGGTTCTCCGCTTCCTACCTTAATGCATGGTGGTCCCGGCAGAGCTGGAGGAGGTGAAGAAATGGGAGGACTGAACGGACTTCACTTCTTCTTACAAAAAACAGCTATCCAGGGATCTCCGGATGTACTGAAAGCAATCACTAAGATCTACCAGCCTGGTGCAGAGAAAAAATTCTCAGACAAACATCCTTTCCGGAAGTATTTTGAAGAAGTGGAAATAGGAGATTCTTTGGAAACAGCAGGAAGAACTGTTACCGAAGCTGATATTGTCAATTTTTCCAACGTTTCATGGGACCATTTCTATGCTCATACTGATGCTACAAGTTTAACAGGAACTATTTTTGATAAAACAGTAGCTCATGGATATTTCATTCTTTCTGCCGCCGCCGGATTATTTGTTTCCGGTAAAAAAGGACCTGTTATTGCCAATTATGGGTTGGAAGAATGTAGTTTCTTCAAACCTGTATATGCAGGAGATACAATCACGGTTTATTTAACAGCAAAAGAAAAAATCAACAGAGGGGTAAAAGGAAGGAACATTCCATCAGGAGTTGTAAAATGGTTGGTTGAAGTTGTTAATCAAAGAGATGAGATCGTTTGTGTGGCTACCATTTTAACATTAGTGGCCAAGCAATCTCCTTTTATTGATCTGAATGTGAAAAATGTTCAGAAAATATTGAATGGATTAACAGAAAACACTCCTGCATTATGGGGAAAAATGTCTCCACAACAAATGATTGAACATCTTGACCAGGCATTATTGGTAAGTTTGGGAGAACCTGAAGCAGAAAAATGTTTCACTCCTGAAGAACATCTTGAAAAATGGCAGGACTCTTTATATAACCACAGAAAAATGCCAAAAGATTTTACCGCTCCATTCTTGCCACAGGATGGATCTCTTCCTGAGCCCGCCCATAAAAACCTGGAAGCAGCAAAGCAATCATTCCTGGATAACCTGAAAAGATTTGTAATCTATTACAAAGAAAATCCAGAAGCTGAACACATGAACTTTGTGTTTGGAAAACTGAATAAAGAAATGTGGGAACTGATGCATAAGAAACACTTCACCCATCACTTTGAACAGTTTGGGTTGATTTAATCCAAAATAAAATATAAATTTATAGTCCCTTTTAGCTTTACTGAAAGGGACTTTCTGATTAACCATAACCATGTCAAGGTTTTAAACCTTGACATGGTTTGGAAACTTAAGGAAAGGATAAATTACTAAATAAAGCTGTAAATATGATGAACGAATTCTTTTTTTTCTTCCAAAAAAACTATCTTTAAAATTCTCAATACCCATGTCAAGGTCCAAAACCTTAACATGGGTATTGAGCCCCAAACCTCCCTTCTTTAATGAAACAAAGTATTATGGAATTACAATTTTTCAAAGACTTCGATTTTACAGATTTTTGGTATGAAAGTACTTATTCTCAAAGAGATTATATCGAAGAATTTCCAGATGATGAAATAATCACCTCGGTAGAGGAAGAGTTAGGCTATAAACTTCCTGCTTCTTATATTGAATTGATGAGGATTCAAAATGGAGGATTGGTAGAAAAAGATTGTTTCCCGACCGGAGAGGGAACTTCATGGGCTCATGACCATGTAGCTATTACCGGAATTATGGGCATTGGAAGGCAAAAAACGTATTCTATTTGTGGGGAACTCGGGAGCCGGTTTATGATTGAAAAGTGGGGATATCCGGATGATGGAATTTATATTTGTGATTGTCCGTCTGCAGGACACGATATGATCTTGCTGGATTATTCTAAATGCGGGAAATATGGAGAACCGGAAGTAGTTCATGTTGATCAGGAATATGATTATAAAAAAACTTTTCTTGCCAAAGACTTTGAAACATTTATTAAAGGCTTAACTACTGATGATGATTTTGAGGACTAAGATAAAATATAATTACC
Coding sequences within:
- a CDS encoding SMI1/KNR4 family protein → MELQFFKDFDFTDFWYESTYSQRDYIEEFPDDEIITSVEEELGYKLPASYIELMRIQNGGLVEKDCFPTGEGTSWAHDHVAITGIMGIGRQKTYSICGELGSRFMIEKWGYPDDGIYICDCPSAGHDMILLDYSKCGKYGEPEVVHVDQEYDYKKTFLAKDFETFIKGLTTDDDFED
- the paaZ gene encoding phenylacetic acid degradation bifunctional protein PaaZ, giving the protein MEKLKNYIYGQWVEGTGNGIPLYNAVTGEQVAVSDTEGLNFEQALDYGRTVGYKNLSSMTFYDRGEMLKKVALYLLERKKKYYELSYKTGATHVDSWVDIEGGFGTFFTYSGLAKRMLPNTPFWVDGDTQKISANGTFLGTHILTPSEGVSIQINAYNFPVWGMLEKLSTSLLAGVPAIVKPSPFGSYLTNAVFQDMIESGILPEGAIQLVCGEPGNILEYVQDGDSVLFTGSAATGRKLKSLPSIAGNAVRFNMEADSLNCSILGLDAKPGTPEFDLFIKEVRNEMTTKAGQKCTAIRRIIVPEHLVGDVQNALSKALDQTKIGNPLNRETRMGSLVGRQQYEEVVRKVNILKAETELVYDGKHELVDADYEKGAFMSPKLFLNDKPFEKNISHDVEAFGPVSTLMPYKDAEEAAALAKRGKGSLVGSIISHDENFIAETSWKMASQHGRIFVLNRDSAKESTGHGSPLPTLMHGGPGRAGGGEEMGGLNGLHFFLQKTAIQGSPDVLKAITKIYQPGAEKKFSDKHPFRKYFEEVEIGDSLETAGRTVTEADIVNFSNVSWDHFYAHTDATSLTGTIFDKTVAHGYFILSAAAGLFVSGKKGPVIANYGLEECSFFKPVYAGDTITVYLTAKEKINRGVKGRNIPSGVVKWLVEVVNQRDEIVCVATILTLVAKQSPFIDLNVKNVQKILNGLTENTPALWGKMSPQQMIEHLDQALLVSLGEPEAEKCFTPEEHLEKWQDSLYNHRKMPKDFTAPFLPQDGSLPEPAHKNLEAAKQSFLDNLKRFVIYYKENPEAEHMNFVFGKLNKEMWELMHKKHFTHHFEQFGLI